The genomic segment gagtattctaccgatttaatccagcgattaatcgagtactccaataacaaaaaactaattaaaaaaacGTTTACCTTTAGAAAAACTCTTAAACCTCCCCCTCCCGTGCCACCAGCTTTGTGGACGGGGATACCCCTTTATATTTTGTTGCTGCCCTTGGGAATTATTCAATATGACCCTCAGACCAGAAATAAGCTGTGCATCCCTGATCTAGAGCTTTCAAGAGGCAGGACGTTTTACGCCATATGGATATGTTCAGCTCTCATTTAATGTgttctgtaagggtccattcacacgtcagtagtatattgcggatccgcaatacacccggccggcacccccatagaactgcctattgtctgcaattgtggacaagaataggacatgttctattttttttttctatgttctatttttcagagcgcactccggaaatgtggatgcggacagcacactgtgtgctctctgcatccattcctgtcctatagagaatgaatgggtctgcacccgttccgcaatttgcggaacggatgcggacccattctacggacgtatgaatggaccctaagagtggTGGCTGCCGACAGACAGAATTTTATTATGTAACTGTTCGAACAGAAAGAAACCAAAGCAGTCTCCTTGCATTATGCAGACCACAGAATTTTCATCACTGAGCATACTTTTTATTTAGCCCCTCAGAGTGCCCCACAACTGTTACACAGCTTCCGGGCATCCACTCAGTTTGTGTGGGCATGTAAACAAGCTTTTGACATCTGCCAGCACAATACATGCGGGCACCTCCTTTCCCAGACTGCACAGAGAGACATCTTTGTACAGTTACGTAGACAGCACATTACACTTCCAGTACAGTGAGGACCAGAAGCACTGAGAAGTGGAGCTTGGCACCATGTCTGAAGCACTTGtgacaggtgttttttttttcactttgccaCCCTGCCTGGCCTCCTGACCTTGGGTTACCAGTAATTTTAACATGATGGTATCGGTATAACGGCATGATGGAATGGGGGTGGAGGACACCTCCTTACGGTAGGACAGCATCCTGATAACTACAAGAACATTAGACAGCCTTGAAGCTAAAATCACTAAGTATACTCCCAGCCTATCACCCTTAAACTACAGTATTCGCTCAAGCACTTTTCTGCTGCCctaatttgattttttttgtattgttgtaAGTTTTGTAACCTTCATTTAAACTTATTTTCCAGGAACGTTCCAGTTATGGGGCCATACTATTCAGGTTGACTGGGCAGACCCAGAGAAGGAAGTTGATGAACAAACCATGCAGAAAGTAAAGGTATTGTATGTAAGGAATTTGATGATATCCACTACCGAGGAAACCATTAAAGCAGAATTCAACAAATTCAAGCCTGGCGCTGTTGACCGTGTAAAGAAATTACGGGACTATGCATTTGTTCATTTTTTTCAAAGAGAAGATGCTATTTCAGCAATGTCTGTAATGAATGGCCGATGCATTGATGGAGCCAACATTGAAGTCACCTTGGCTAAACCTGTGAATAAGGAAGGTAATTGtagacagcatctcaatgggcagATGGGATTCAAAGATGAAAGCTTCTTTACTTATGTAAATAATGAAGAAGGGTGCCGGAAGTCTATTGGAAGATGCTCGAGTTCTCCCGCAGCTCTCAGTGGCCGGCACAGTCCAACCCCTTCAGAAGCAGAAAGGTGCACATACCCTTTCTACCCTGGAACAAAGCTTACTGCAACCAGCATGTATTTATTAAAGCCTCATCAGTTCCACTCCGCTGTCATCCATTTAGAATATTATTGTTACAAAAATAATATGGCATTTCCAGAATACTATTTGTATTCAACTACCAGCCAGGATGGAAAAGTTCTTCTCATTTATAAGCTTGTTCTTCCATCTGTCGGAAACTCCCACAGTTACTTCATGCCTGACAAGTTGTGCACATCTTTGGAAGATGCCAAGGAATTGGCAGCCCAATTTACATTGATGCATATAGGTGAGTGGAAGATAACATTCCACCTTGTTTTTACTTGAATAACCCCTACCCCTTTTCTGACTTTTACTGCTTGTTAAATAGGGAATGGCATACCTGAAGAGGGGGTAATATAGCCTGCCGTGGCACGGGTATCCTGGCTTTCATAGTGACAGTCAGTTCAAGCAATGTGAAAGGGAATACACATCAGACAACCCAATAAGTAATAATTGCATAAAAACAGAACCCTGCATCTTTCCCCTGGGATAACAGTCGATAgccggaaacccctttaaagcggttgtccagccttttttaAGTGACGACCTATTCTCAGGGTAATTGAGTACGGCTGACAAGTTGTCCACTCAGTTtcccacctatctctagaacagggcccccaaaATTAAGAAGAGAGCACCACGCATGTGCGGCAGGCGCTCtcggctatttccagaactcccatagaagtgaatagacagTGAACTACCCAAGCATGATCACCTCTCCATTGACGTCTATGGAAGTTCCAGGAAGTTTCGGCACTCCGATAAAAGTCAATACAGGGTGGGCTTGCATACATGGTGCGTCctcgttcactttgggggccgTACCTATCCTATGCCACCAAAGTGCAAgatggaccaacccctttaaaagggtattctgatAATCCACAGGATAGTTTTATATTTCTGATCACTGGGACTGCCCCATACCCCGAAATGAATGGAGAGTCTGGTGGAGCTTGTGCCTTGGCGCTACATTTATTTTCTATGCGATCAccagaaatagccaagcactgtccTCAGCTATCCCCAGCAGtccaatagagaatgaatggggtgGCAGGTGCATACGCTACTTGCTGCTGCATTTTTAAGGGAGCTCCATAGggtatggggccactttttcatTATTGGAGGGGTTCCCAGACACCTAGCAGTCTATACATGAAGATATCTTCACCAGTCCTTCAATGACCTGGGGCATAACTACGGTGAAAGGAATGGCACAagtggggtgtgggggggggggggggggtcagtgccaGGTGGTCTGTGACTGGCAGGAGCCCCTCTATTAGGCACATTGCCCCCATGGCTTCTCTATAATAAGGTATACAGTAGTTAGTGACCGCACATCTGTACAGACATGGGGCTCTCCACACAAGGCCAGGGCAACGTGACTCGTTCCCTGAGATATTGCACATGACTTCACTGAGCTTTCTTCCCCGCCTGCTTGTCCAGTACTCTTCCTCCACAAGTCACACTGCAGCAGCCTCAGAGCCTGGTCACACAGATACATAGAATTAAAGATCCTTCCCCCAGTATGCCATGAAAGTGCCAGGTGAATGCCTTCATATACCCTTCAATGACCCCTGCCATTGTGACTGGGCAGACATGTGCTGCCACTACAGGCCTGCTGCCCAGCCCCTGCACAAGGCACTGCCCAGGAGAACACTACCTGTACCTGCACGAGCCACCGGCTGAAGTTTCAGAATGGGATCAAGCACTGTGACCGCCCCGACTCCCTCACCTTCACATAAGTGCCCTGATAGTGACCGGATACTGCAGCCTATTTGCACTGTCCATCAAAATGCCCGCCATTCCAAGCCCCGTCCACCCATCGTCGACAGCCTATCACAATGCAGGAGTGCCAGATTAGCCAATCCAGTGAGCAGAATCCAAAGTCTTTCACCTGCATGTGACCGGACACCTGATTAAAGGATGAGGTTTGTTGCTATTCTGGCCGGGCTGGCGATGGAGATTCGATGTGTGAAGCGCAATGTTTGATGAAAGAGCAGCGGAAGgaaggtctaggcgcaaatggcaacaagactacaaagtcttgtcgccattttgtaatACTAAGTCGCCATTTGGAGCCCTGCTACGGAGGTGCATGGTGTTAGactctagggatcgaccgattatcggagttaccgatattcatgattttcaaagttatcggcatctaaccttgccgataatgcATCCAGTgcgctatcacagaacatgagtgcTGGCAGcgtgccatgttccctcagcagcacaggggagaaggagtcactctctccctcccccctgtgccgggcTGCCAATaaggagagacgggaggaggaggggccggctcactgcgccaccaatgataattaacgtctaatacaaatacaggaggcggtgcccagcctatatgacaggaagctgcgatcagcggcagtaaacccctcaggtgctgcacctgaggggttaactgctgcgatcagcggcagtaaacccctcaggtgctgcacctgaggggttaactgctgcggcTGAtctcagctccctgtcagaggcagggtgccggctatatgattctgcgctgacacacccgcctcctgtattaaacgttaattatcattgggaGCGCAGTGTTAAaaacattggtgacgcagtgcgccCTACCCCccacaccccagtattaaaatcattggtgacgcagtgctCCCCCAacctcccccagtattaaaatcattggtggcagtggccacaaggtcccctcccctcctcttcattcgtAGCAGCTTCTGATCAGGGCCCCAGAAGTGTAATCCTGggtctccgattggttaccatggcagccaggatgctactgaagccctggctgccatagtcagctccctgctgctgtgtgcactatgcacagggtcctattcaccctgatagtgctctattaaggtgaataggacaagggattaaatgaacccaggttctagcccctaagggggaaatagttattaaaagtaaaaaataaacaccaaaatattaagtataaatcacccccttttccaattttacatataaaatatataaacaataaataaataaacatatcacatattgccacgtcgtAAACGCCATAAcagaatttattaaaaaaaaatcaaaaatgaaattgcacagaatatcggtataagttatcggcctgaaagttcacaggttatcggtatctgctctaaaaaatctatatcggtcgatccctaggacTCCCGCCGATCGGTGAGGGTGTAGGTGTTGGACTCTCACTATCCtaaggatatgccatcactttagaaAGGTTGGGGTCATGGGGCCTTGCTACATTACGTATCAATTGGCTTCACTCTATATTGCTGAGATTTGCTGTCAGGTCACGCAAGATCAAACATAGCTCCATTCTCCCTGTGTGTACTAGGACTAGTGCTCAGTGAACTCCTTCTGGCACTACGAAAGTAAATCCTTTCCTTGTGCCCCTGTCCAGGTGCTGGataaagggggttttccaggattttagtattgatgacctattctcaggtgtcagacccctaccgatctgatatagaggtgttcaataagttatctactTGAATATGAAAACAACATTTTCTGAGAAAATTGAACTTACTACTTTTCAGTGTAATCCCCCTTGGCTTCAACACACTTATTCCACTTTGCCTCCAGGGATCAGATGCCCTCAGAATAGGAGGAGATTTCTTGCTGCTGCAGAAACCCTGTAACTGCCTCTTTGACTGTATTATCATCAGGCAATCGTTGCCCACACAGAAATTTCTTCAGGTTCCGAAAGAGAAAGTAATCACTGAGACccaggtctggactgtagggtggatggTTGAGCTCCATGAAGTCGCATTCCCTGATAGCAGCTTGTGATTTGtgagctggtgcattgtcatGAAGCAGCAACACACCTGCTGATAACTTCCCGAGGTGTTTCTCCTTGATTGCCTCACGTACTGCCTTCATTGTTGAAGCAtagttgttcccagtaattgttgTCTTGTGTGGCATGAATTCTAGTAATAAAAAGCCCTCTGTATCCCAAAAAATTGTTGCCATGATCTTTCCAGTTGGTGaccccttgtgcttccattgcatGAACTCTTGTTTGGTCTCAGGATCCTGGTGGTGGACCCTTGTTTCATCACCTGTAATAATAGAAGTCTCCTGGATTTTCTCTAAGCAGGTCTAAATTCTCGCTAAATTGCTCGCGACAGGTTTTTTGTTCAGACATCAACGTTTGTGGCACCCACTGGGAACTGACCGTGGGCATCGTCAAAACTTCATGGATGATACTGGAAACTGTACCAACTGAAATGTCTAATTCATGAGCTATAACACTGACTTTGACACAACGATCTTCCAAAATCATGGCCTTCACTTTATAGCACatttcctctgaagatgcttcgaCAGGTCGCCCTCAACGGGGGTCATCTTTGCTTGATTCCCTACCCCATTTAAGCTGCTAAAACTTTACTTGGTAGTAGGAAGGTGAATCATCATCATATGCAGCAATCATCCTTTCATGGTTTTCTTTAGGctttttttcttcctttgtaaGGAATTTAATCACGGGATGAAGCTCCAAATCCCTCACTTTGATTGTAGTCCCCCACTGTACTGCACTTGCCATCCTGTCACTtccagtgctttcatcagacttaaaggggttgtccgggttcagagctgaacccggacatccctccattttcacccaggcagcccccctgacatgagcatcggagcagttcatgctccgatgctctcatttgccctgcgctaaattgcgtagggcaaaggcattttatggagttccggtgacataccggggctctccatggggctgccaggaaccccggtgacgtcaccggcactgatgggcgggatttagcccagtaaaacggctagggcagagctaaagcccgcccctcagagccggtgacgtcaccgaacacactgccgggcggaagtttctgccCAGCATTgtcttattgaaaacaaaagagcccttgccctgcgcgatttagcgcataggagcatgagatgctccgatgctagcctcagggggctgtCTGTGTGAAAAtaggggtatgtccgggttcagctgtgaacccggacaacccctttaactgctactTTGTGTGTTGCATATCCAGACATGTCTCAATCTGCACAGACAAGCTCAGCTCTCTAACTAAGACAGAACGCGCAggggtagataacttattgaacacccctCGTATATGTTCTAATATGCCCCATTCACACTTACAGGGTACCCGGAGGAGTTGTATATCTTTATGCAAACATACGCAATATCTATCCCGGACTTTACCCAGACTTTTTCTCCCCACTACTAAACCCTGGTTTTGTCCGAGTGAGAGCATGTGTGAACACAGCAGTGAATATTCTGCAAAATCAAAGTAGGTGTGTTAAAGCACCCACccatgcccaggcacccagaacATTTCCCTTGTAGTGAAAACACGCCCAACATGGAACATCTCTGGGTTGATGGCTACGTGAGTGAAAGTCAAGCTCTGGTAAATCTCCAGACCCAATATTCCTGAAATTTAGGTGTAGGTACATAGGTAGAAATAAGACATAGCAGCATAACTGAATGCCAGGGATCACATAACATGTGTGAGGGTCATGCTTAGTCCTATTCAGTTCTCCTTTGGATGCATTACACAGTACTAATCTGTATGACTTTCCACTATCCATTTGGTCATCCAAACCTGTAACCCCCACTCCACAATGCCCTTACCCCTCATACACAGAATACTTACATGGTCCCCGATGCCTGTGTTCTTCCGGATTTCTCCATGGCTgttgctgcatctccccgtcgtgcAGATCACAACATCTGGTGACATGATGCAAGGGGGCAGGTCACTGTCTGGGCCTGCTGCACCCCCAGCAGCGGGAAATTAGGAATCTAGAAGGATACAGGCTTCAGTGACCAGGTAACCTCTGTGTCAGGGGCCTGAGCATTGTTTTTGTTTTAATCAGAGTTTTAATTCTTGATTTCTAATTGATCCTTTCTTGATTTCAGGCTACAGCATTCATCGCAGTTCTTCGCCATCTGTTTGTGATGCTCAGTCGCCTGTGTCAGCAAGTGTCTTGCCATTCACTTCAAGGTCTTATTCTTACCCGAGCTATTCAGTGTCACCAACATTGTCCATTCCAAATGGAAACCAAATGGAGCAAAGACTTTTTTTCCCTAATCAATCTTCCTATTTTTAGATCAGTAATGCGCTTTTCCCCATCTTTCTGTTAATCTAATTTATTTTTGATGTTTTTAACTTGTATTTCTCAGCATTGTTTTAGCTATAGGTGATCGTACGTCCACCGCAGTTTTCAAAACGTATGCATGTTTAGTGTAATGTTGCAAGAGCTCTAGATTTCTGTTTTGCAAGATTTAAAGCGGTTTTCTGGGAATtgtacattgatgacctatcctccggataggtcatcaatatctgatgagtGGGGGTCTTGCTCCTGGagcccctgcagatcagctgtttgaagaggccgtggcAGTCGGCCACAGCACTATACATTGTATAATGACTGTGCAGCTCAAGTATTGCAACTCAAGGcagttcacttaaaggggttcaacGATCAACTTACTAGGCCAGCGATGCCATGTCCATCCATCCCATggcctttgtgcagctcagtcccatttaaaggggttctgcagttattttaaactgatgatctatcctctggatagatcatcagcatgtgATCTACGGGGGTTGAcaaccgggacccccgccaatcagctgtttgagaaggcaacggtaCTGGCAGTAGCGCCGTCGCCTTCTCGctatttaccgcaggcccagtgacgtcacgactagtgacaatggcctgggcggggctaagccccattcaagtgaacagagcttagccccgcccaggccagtgatactagtcgtgacgtcactgggcctgcggtaaacagcgagaaggccactgCACTACTGcccctgccttctcaaacagctgttcgacaggggtcccaggtgtcggacccccgccgatcagatgctgatgatctatccagaggatagatcatcagtttaaaataactgcagaacccctttaaatgggactgagctgcacaaaggccATGGGATGGATGGACATGGCATCGCTGGCCTAGTAAGTTAATTGTTGGGCTGGCCAGgagtcagaccaccactgatcagaaatCGGTGATCTATCCTGAGTACAGGTCATCAAGATTTAAAtccctgaaaaaaaacctttaaggcTCTGTTCATGCTGGTATCATGGTTTATGTTTTTTAAGTATCCTTGGTGGATAAGACAGTTTTTTATGGATTCTATGATTCAGTTGATTTATAATTGTATTGTCAAGTTTAcgtatttgttttttttagcatAGTAGAAGACTACATTGGGAACAAAGCCAAAATAATATGAGAACAGGTTTTGTAATAAGTTATTTCATAGCTCCTATTTCTCATGGTAATATGTGACTTTCCTTGGATTTTCAGACATTTTTAAGTTGGGGTTATGCACTACATACAGACTAGTAGAAGGGCTAAACTGATAAGGCATAAAAAGTCACGATTCTGTAAAATATTTCAAGGCAGTAAAATAAAATGCAGGGTGCATTTTCACTTGAATTTATTTGAAGGGGTCACATAAAATTTCTCCACATGAGAATAAAAAaacttacagaaatgtattagaaTTCTTCCTAAAATGTGATTCTCTTGCTGCAGTATGGCACATACATAAAATCTTTGTAGCTGTAGCATGTTAGAGATCTTTTGGGATTGTTAGTTGTAAGGACCCCTGCACTTCATATGTGACCAACCGCTGTCAGatcttttacatatatataactcCAAGGCATTgcccattgattttttttttttatgaatggcAGAAGCTTTGCGTAAAATAAACAAGTTAAGCCATATAAAATATCTCCGTACCTTTGTCCCTCCATGAGTAATGTTATGACTGAAATTTTAAGTGGAACTGTGCCATTATGTATTTTGTTGTGTTAGATTTCCCTGTGTACAGTTATTTGTATTGTAATATCtgatacaggttatagttacaagATTGTTCCTATAGAACACCGATAAATGTAATAATGTACGTGACAAAGTCTATACACTGGAAGTTAAATGGTTATAGGTAATGCaggaaaaaacataatttatgcATCTACACTTTCTATAGAGCTGTTCTTTACCTGGCTCCTTGGAGTTGTCCTAGGAGCCTGCAGTCTATGCATTGCTCTCTACTGCAACCATGGAGCAGTCTTGCTCTGTAGAGAAGATTTTAGTATCTTATGGCATATACAAAGAATATGGGGGTTAGCCAAGGAAGGGTGTTCTGTTTCTGTGAGTGGAGAGAATTGCGCACATGCGCTGCCACCGCACCATTCTTTCTTCCCCATGGTGCGGTGGCCAAGTACAACAGGGGACAACCATTCTGGACGTAGGTGCGGGATCTGCATCTGTAGACATATGGTCGGAAGCAGCATCGTCAGGCGTGACATATTGACAGTCCCCTTTTGCGGAAATGGGTATTCTGTTCATATGTCATAAAAGtttgagatgggaatactcctttattCTTCTCTAGAATGGCTCGACTACACTATAGTTTTGCTACCTAGAAAGTGACGCATAGATTTTAGTCTCTTAGGACACCTACCAGGAACAAGGTCGCTAACACCGCAAAAATTTGCTACTACCTTTTTGGCACTTTAGATCAGATTTAAAGGGTATGCACACCTCTGGGgcagtttttttattattgtattttattcattttgggctGAAAATCGTATTTTCAATTGGttaattatatttattaaaaatattgagctgttctgtcacaaagggttaattgtttttctagctgtgtgaatggtacttttaCTTACatttggtcatctaataaacattatctctaaattactaaaatgtcataaacacttatttaagccacattcttatcagtaagataactgagctttaatgagtgtttatgaggtcagagagcagagataaggagcccgtcagctccccaactgacagagcagagagaaaattcagaaccAGCTACTAGATAAGTTGTGCAGGaaaaacagctcaatatttttaataaagaatattagaaaaaatatttttagctcaaaatgagtacactgcaataataaaaaaagaattgggaccaaaggtgtacatagcctttaaagaggacctttcatgggtccagacattatgaaataactagccGGTTATGTATGGCATAGTGTAGGCATCTTAAATcacttactagtttgtctgggcgctgctccgttcgcctgctgtgccccCGTTCACTATTCCCGCCTGAtctgctaatgaatagcatcggaacagggaggaggagactgccttgtttctcaatgggcgtctccttctccctgcctATAACACTGtccagtcacagccagggagaaggtaagttttttatttttttttcttccatggctgtgacactctccgctgcgattggacagcgctacagccagggagaaggagacgcccattgagaaacagggcagtctcctcctccctgtaccgatgctattcattagcataccaggcgggaacagtgaacggggggcacagcgggtgaacggagaggcgcccagacaaactagtaagtgATCTAAGATGCCTACACTATGCCCGACATAACCTGCTAGTTATTTGATAATGTCTGTCTTTAAGTTTATCGAAAGTCTCATGTGAAAGAAACCCCATGTGTATAGTTGGTAATACGTGCTGCATTTATCAATAACATTCATTTGGTTCTTCTGAA from the Bufo bufo chromosome 2, aBufBuf1.1, whole genome shotgun sequence genome contains:
- the RBM46 gene encoding probable RNA-binding protein 46 — translated: MSDVCSDILNGCGKSNAGTQNEAALLALIEKTGYNMVQENGQRKFGGPPPGWEGPSPPRGCEVFVGKIPRDMYEDELVPVFERAGRIYEFRLMMEFSGENRGYAFVMYTNKDEAMLAIRMLNNYEIRPGKFIGVCVSLDNCRLFIGAIPKDKKKEEIMDEMKKVTEGVVDVIVYPSATDKTKNRGFAFVEFESHRAAAMARRKLIPGTFQLWGHTIQVDWADPEKEVDEQTMQKVKVLYVRNLMISTTEETIKAEFNKFKPGAVDRVKKLRDYAFVHFFQREDAISAMSVMNGRCIDGANIEVTLAKPVNKEGNCRQHLNGQMGFKDESFFTYVNNEEGCRKSIGRCSSSPAALSGRHSPTPSEAERCTYPFYPGTKLTATSMYLLKPHQFHSAVIHLEYYCYKNNMAFPEYYLYSTTSQDGKVLLIYKLVLPSVGNSHSYFMPDKLCTSLEDAKELAAQFTLMHIGYSIHRSSSPSVCDAQSPVSASVLPFTSRSYSYPSYSVSPTLSIPNGNQMEQRLFFPNQSSYF